The window GTCTACCACGCCTACGATCTCAAAAAATAACTCATCATACCCGTCTAGCAGGCCTAAGTTCTCAAATAAAACCTCAAGGTACCGGTCCAGTAGGGCTACTTCCTCAACAGCTAAATCATCGCTCAGCAAGTCAATTAACACCACTGCCACAGTACATGACgataaaaaacataaaagagataatggaaaaaacaaagaagacaaACTAAGTACCGAAACAATACTTATCGCTGTCGTGATTTGTCTCATTGTTATCGCTATACTTGTGATTCTGTGTTTTCTTAGCAAGAATGTGAGACAAAAAATGGGAAGAAGGTTTTCATGCTTTACCGATAGAACAGCGAGTCATTGCAGCAGTGGCAATGCAAAGAGCAACACGACTCAAGGGAATACCAATGTATCTTACACTGCTGAAAACATCTGTTTTGATGGGGACACTCATGTATACGATGACTGTTCACTGACAGAAGACTTTCCATCCTGGAAAATATGTGCAAGCTCTACAGCTCAAACTGAGCATGCCAAGTTGAAGAAGGCAGCATCCGATAATGCAAACAAAGATATCAATGAACCAGACACGACAGAGTACAACAGACTCCGAGACCAGCTGAGGATAGATGCAGTTGATTACAATTGTCACTTTTCAGACATAAGCTTGATCTCGCCAAGAAGCTCTGATATGTCCAAACTAAACAATTCTGATTATACATTGGCCAAAGATGCTCAAACGTTGGGAAAAGATACTTTGACTACAAGTCCTTATTTTTTGGTTGAACTAGTTGAGCCTTCAAATGAACCAAATTTTAGATTTAACCAAACAGATTTAGCTCAAAACATTTTGCTCCAACAAATCGAAATGATTACAGTTTTTTAAAGTTCTGGATATATTTTAAGATtggaaataagaaaaaaagcacTGACTTAGTAACATTTGTGGTCTAGAATTGAATGTAACAataactaaagaacttataatagatcgAACTGCATATAAAGACTTCATCGGTACAGCAAGTGAagtcatataaatatctaggcgttatcattgATAACAAGCTCTCACTGGAAGACCACCTTAGAACTCTGGCAAAGAAAACAGACCAACGACTATTTTttcctatacaaactcaatagctttaaactaagtATGAAGAtcctagatattttttttacgtcGCGACTATGCAatatctgctaacatacggaataacttgttggcaaggcaacctttctttcttctaaactgttgcgccgcCTAGAAAACATGATAAAAAGGTCATAAAATATCACAGGCACAACATCTtcatatttaaatgaactttttgaacaaaaatgtctaagaaaaatcggaaaaaaatcttggaagccAACAGCCACCCTCTCCATCATGACTACGTGAAGTGGTCGTGAAGACAAGAACAGAGTGGTACAAATACTCGCTCGTACCTTACTTTCtacagactatatcaacgccactcgttgatcaggaaacatgaaaaggaccaagatgccagtgtctagtcgctgaatgaactctttatgttgtgtttgTTCTGTATATGCGTATGTTTCTGTTATTTTGTCTTtctatgagaaaagagtccagGAAAACGAGTGACTTAGCAGAACTTAAGTCATTCGTTAACTGCATCACTAgatgcatggcgcgtaggacgtaatcatattcttttttgaagtaacgtctgtattatataagatactagacatatgttacccgcgacccgcgggtctttatttgcgcattactgtcgatatagtcactgagagtgttttgtaaacaattaaacgaaataataatgtaataagtaaagcgaatgtgtcaatgtaaaaatagtgtgaatgaagctatcaaatcagaatagctaataggcttaaatccatttgttcaaattaaaacatttgcttgtaggcctacatatatttgattaaaatttgagatgaatagacttcattttgtatgttcatgtgttacagtataaagtagatcttgaggtagacatagatctagatctagactaatctagagttaaaaattggcttctatagagttcattctgtgttgcgcatgcctgaccttttttcatgaatgaatataggcctatctcaacacagatacgcagctttagcgaacagcgaacgaatgtattaaaaatgctttagaaaaacaaatttgaatgttaatttgaataaaatatgaaatgaatggccaataattagtatgtttatgtgttaaagcataaaactatctttgcgaaaagaagttttatcatcttagagttcaataagagttttagacctaggcctaggaatagactcagtagagagatgtgttaataacttaatgtgtaaccatttggtaatagtaatgtctaatgaaagaatgttcgccaggaaatctgtagtcacagatatcaggtactaatttatgtaaaaaatgcttttgaataatctagtggattggatttagatgaatgttaaacgtagctaatgatcctttcacgttatttctctttcgctacgaaaataaaattagttttgcgaaaatgggtttacccgaagtcgatacattcttatctattaaaagcgaaaagagcgatagctttgttaaatgaatgggattataaagtgaacaattaaacgaaataatatttagtacgcgattcatgaatgaatatagatctaggcctatctcaactcggcttcgcagctttcgtagatgaatgtagctttagaaaaccaaatttgaatgtttatttgatcaaaatatgaaatgaatggactttaattaatatgtttatgtgttaaagtataaaactatctgtgcgaagagaagttttatcatcttagagttgaattagagttttagatctagggatgggattataaaataaacaattaaacgaattaaaaaaaaaaaaaaaaagctaaaagcaatgaaaatctgatttaacctttaatacTCCATCCGAAACATTTCCATAGTTTTTAGTATCTataattggttgttccggatgtttttgtgcaaaactaatcaatgccaacgaatgtttgtttgctcttgtaacatatattacatttaatttccatgcttaaacgttgcacaaacacattatcaataaattttttttagtgcagcttggtgtagttgtgttaggttacatttattccagagtaagatttttcttttgggttttgttgCGCTTTCCTGGTATATGCCTCCATGTCAtggcaactcttggtgtgcgtaattcaatttgtcgtagaacatttcccgcaaacctcatgcgacgctctgtcacaacctcactaagtgtttgaatcccagttcagcataggatttctttcTTTGAGACGCAATCTGTGTAATGGACTCCCAAAATCGGTCTCAGCCattatttttgttgagccacatttttctcacatgcatatgtagcagttggaatgacgattgtgttgagaatgtgtatttttgtctcgagtccaatggcttggcttggccaaataggctgcagcctttggaaaatacttccatggaataccaaaggcagtctggttcattacTCTCCttattatgtagtcgatggctaggaggaaaaggaagggagataagatgcacccctgtctcacaacATGTTATAaaacattacttacattttttttacaaatcgtcGCGAAAAacttccgaattttatatgaaaaatctactaacgccaaataactgtttgaaatccctcttctaattaataaaacaaataatcttcgcatttacgaaaaaaaaaatcaggatttttagtgtaaaatatttttatgtaaaacctcaattctctcttacagtacattgaATTTTGTAGCTAAAGctttacaaaatctaattatcgctAAGACCATATTTCGATTTTTAGGGAAAAGAacttccaaacaccaaagtatggtatgaaaatctctccataagGCTGTGGTACATCTCTAATTTGATACAAGACCATCCCATAAACTTAATTAACGGTagtacatttatctgaaattctctttttctcttactgTCCCTGCTTATTATGTGACATCTACTTGAGTATGTTAGTGTGATTAAAGATGTCTTGATTCAGTTGAGTTGCTGCACTTCTTTTTATCTCTTATATCATTGGCATAGCACACCAGATATTAATAGTAATCACATTAGACCTTGCTCAGCAGACAATATTCATTTATCATGAAATAGTTCAGAGGCAACCCAGCCATCATCAAATCATATAACCACTTTACTTCACGATAGAATCAAATCACAATataatagaaaatgaaaattcaTAAAATATACATCTAGTAATACTTTTAactaaaatcgctcgtctgaaATATTGTACATATCAGGTAGATGTCATACctaaatgtgtaatatatctctttatcaataacaggctattagtttgtaacagtttgttattaagttaacagcaaagcctggtcgtgcggttagcgtgctcaactgattatctcgacggtcccggtTTCATACCcagctcgctgccatccccgtcgtccAGTGGGAGATTTGGacaagaaaaatttttttttttaattttgaaagaacatccgaaacatgtaagacagaaaaaaaaattacaacggcaaataaatctttgaaacattattacttttaacaaggaaaataaaattaCCCCTTGAATATTTCTTGAGAATAGGAGGATCCGACAGGTatccgacgggggccgcctctgagtttgtgtgataacataacctctctttgtaatcttgttaaaaaGTAGGATATTTCATTAGATATCACGCCTTGCATTAGATCGCTTGATTAAACTCAGTACAACGACTCTTTGAAGACGCGGAAGTTTAAAgcttttatgtaaattaagcattaatagtaaaaaaatttgtaaaaaaattaaatacattcgtttttttttagcggcccccgaaaggggaaaagacgctaatagttttgtggggaatgtctgttcgtccgtccgtccgtctttctgaaaatattgatacctgccttttacctgcctgggtggaccacttcgggagccgattttgattttgtgtttccacacaactGTCTATGTAACCATGTTtcatattaaagaggtattttttaccttcaaaccccgatgaaggggggttttaaactcaaaactgagtcaaaacccatttagctacgctcataacatttttagtacgtaatttgctttttttagcggcccccggaagggaaaaagacgcttttttttttttgtgaaaagtctgttcgtctgtccgtccgtacgtcccgtttagatctcgtaaactaaaaaagatagtgaaaattggacatcatgatattttagaacattcaaagctctgatgcaacggatagttcttttttttcttttctgaaagcgaataatcacattttttaaaatcacttatcgaagcattttttttttcataaaaatacaccacttttacaactatgcactattaatagtaacaacaaAGGGATGTTTTTTTAATAGCGGAGGTAGTTATTAAtcatattttcaacacatttatgcaaacggatgtaatttttttgtcaataaatttttatttttacattaagtcatgtaattaagtcatgtaagttctgttatactgagtactatatttacacacgaaaaatgtttactttttttttaagagaaaatatctattagacataatttaaaacaacaattaagtagtttttcatattatcgtgtgaGTTGTATTATACTCCATCGCACATAGGACACTTAACCatagaaatgttgtttttttttaatggaaatgtttttttcttgaggaataaaaGGTTcatcctttacaaaacaattagattaattagatattcattataagacatcagttcggcaaggttcacatctaacttcacatacACTTTCGCCTATCaattggtctgctggaccactggggcaccacacaagatctgttaaccttttttctccattcttctgtcatttgtctttgatagaaattcattctgataatattgaaacttctttttacctgccttaaaaaactgtctttgtaaccatgTTAATCATGTATTTGTGTTAAAGTTGGCAATTGACttctataaaaatgtatattttaactGATACTAGCCATGCCATCGAGATGCTACATCGGGCCACACGATAACTTTAAAAacacaagtaaaaaaattaCGCCATATCTCAAAATCCACAGGGCTCGTAAGGATCTttccagccacacgaggaggcacaaagccccagtgcaaagccctcagccccctggatgacagaagtggtcatcatcgagccacgatggacgaactatagcAGGGAAAAGTACAAGGAAAAGTACAAGGAAAAGTACAAGGAAAAGTACAAGGAAAAAggaataaagaaaaacataagaAGTGATGgggaaaaataaacattaagaaATGGATTAGCGTGTCCATTCACGAGACAGTTTTCCTGGcaccagacagagagaaattGAGGGAGAATATCACGTGTTCTACCCCAATGGCACTAAGGTTTGGGTGAAGGTAGAGGTAAAACTTAATCATTGTAGTTCGATATAGTACCCTTAGACGTTATTAAAGCAAAGGTGATGTTTGGGGTTGTATATTCTCTGATACATGGAGTTAATGTCTTGCTAGAGATAAGATATAATGGAACGCTGGCTGACAGAAAGCTCACTATTGGATCATTCAGAGGGCTCGAATTGGAATCGCAATATAAATGTTTGAGAGGCAACTTCAGAACAGTTTCTTTGCTAGGCACTTACAtgtagttcgtccatcgtaatACGATAATAACAGCGTGTGGTACCCAGCGGGATGAAGGCCTTCAACTGCGGTTTTGTGCTTCCTCATGTGTCTAGTGAGACCTATGCCAGCCCGGAATGATTGGCTACACATTGGGCAGAGTATTCCAGTTGGAGAGAGAATCAGTTGCCttgattttgtttctctttatcgATTTTTTCTTGTCAGCGCTTTCTTCTTGCCCAATGAAATTTGTCCGTCCGCTTTACCACCAAGTCTTTTTAATTCGTTAGTATTCACATAGATGGCCAAACATGTCGGGTGATGTCCCTTTACATAAATGTGCATGTTTTTCTcctacttttatatatatatatatatatatatatatatatatatatatatatatatatatatatatatatatatatatatatatttaaaatggcttgttttattttctacaatacctctattcaagtcactccttcatggagggTGGGATGGCATCTGATTTCCAAAAATGGCCctaaagattttcctagaaattaaaCAATTCCTGTAGATGATAGAGCAAACAATTAGGCCTTTTAGCTCGTTAGCAACGTGGGGTAAAGCTCTAGTTTGacctatattattttttaaataaaaaaagataattgtaTATTTGgttagagactaaatctagttctagatcctacatcggttttgaaaggacaaCCGCGTTTTTGAAAGAACCATAGGTCTCACTAGACACACGAGGAAGCAGAAAAACGCAGCGCAAGGCCCTCATCCCGCTGGATGACATAATTCTGTAGTTTTCGAGAGTAAGGCTTTACTGACTCAAGAGTTTAATtaacttaattaactaatattcAGGAAAATCGCTCGCTGGATTCTCTCTCTGGGAGAAGGGGAGAGGgttaaattaattaatctttACAATAAAAACACAATTGTTCATTAAGTTGAAGAAAGAAggtagtgtctttttttttttaaagtatttttaatgtttttcgaGTTTCGGTTCAACTGaaagctaaaacaaaacaaaaacaaaatggctgGCCAAAGCTTCGACGACCTGATTTCCGGATGTAACGAAATTTATCGTCTTCAACAATCACATTAAAATGTCGAGTGGATATTCTTTCACATGTCCAACAAATCTTCGATGCAGAAATGTGGACTACTTTTACTCATTAGTAGCCCTCAGGCATAATATGTAACAACGATGCGCAGTTTCGATATAAATTGTAGATTGTCTTGTAAATTTGTGTATTATTTTACGaagatatcatttttttttttaaattttgaattcaTTTGTAATTCTTAAGtcatagaaaaaaatttttagaatttatatttttctggTTTCATTGTTTCTCTTTGTATACATAAGAAagtgttaatattttatttcttatgcAATGGAGCCTTGGAACAGAATACGTTATATAACTTACTTGGCCTGCATTGTCATAGAATTTACTGGAGATGCCATTAGTGAAGAAGTGCTATTAGAGATGAATACGATGCGTTTTGGCTTGGTAAAAGTAAACACTAGCGTCAACGACTGGGACAggtatttattttctttgcgttaaagcattttaaaacattattttaatacaATACAAAGCAGACCAATTTAGATGTAGTTTTAGAGACATTTATTATGGAAAGAGATGCAGTTTTGATGtctagacaaaattaaaatgcaaCTCGATATCCCAGAGCGATGTGCTCAAAGTCTGTTAATTCAAAAGATATCTTGCATGACTTGTAAATAATTGAAATCTTAATTCGATTAGTTATTGTAAGATATTTtcaaaagttaatttaaaaaaaaaattacaaagagagGCGTCCCCATCAAATTCACAAATGGACGAGTAATAGAGTCAAGCCatattcttgttttgatcgtttaaagatatttttaaaatttggcatTATTTTTCACATTAAAGCAAGCAGTGCAGTCGTCTTTGATTAGACTCTTccaactcttctggaataagtaaaGTAGCGTTAAGTGATCACCTAAGATCAGCATGGAAATCTCCCGATACAGTGTCGGTGGAACCTAGTGCGGTAGCTCAGGACTTTTCCAGTTTGGTTTTAGCCCCCGAAAAGCTGTTGACTGTTGCGGACCGCATCCCTCACACCCCTtctccctagtgacgccactgatccaAGATATATctcgagattttattattatcttttttattgtGTCTGATTTTgccattttataatttttccaacttggttgccacccccaaaatggtgtcgacCGATGTTGACCGCACCTCTCGCACCCCCCTCCACCTGGTGACGCCACTCCTCCATGATATATctcgagattttattattatcttttccaaTGAGTCTGCTTTTGCcatgttataatttttccaacttggttgccacccccaaaatggtgtcgacTGGTGCGGCCACACCCTCGCCCCCTCCCCAaatgacgccactgctccaagatacCTACTTCTTCCCAACAATTTCGATTTGGAGTATCGTCTATTGGAGTAGACgtattaagaaattaaaaaaaaaatgagcctgCAAAACTTGACAGGTTTTCCATGCGAACAGCCACTAGTAGGTAGTGATGGTCAAAAggtaactaaaaagttgctaacttttagtttaactaaaaaaaaatagttaaaaaggccaaagtataatttaaaaaaagtttagttaaaatcctagtttaattatttttttttagttacaaactataaagtttaattacaaatttttcaaacttttttaacatacataccaataaatatttagaatttagacctatgtaatttggagaatatatgtaatgaataatagagaggagaataaactagagggtgcacaggtcactacAAAGCCTgttgacctttaccctataatggtcgctattcccgccaattcaaggtatttgaaaggcgaggaaaaaagaaaacgtgttcattatatttctagcaagtttcgctgcttgataaatcctgataattccttgcttctatagatctactttttgctgctttttattaaacaccagtgtgttcctgtatagctgcaggcaaataattttgctttactatagatctagaagaaatgtcgactctttttattttaaaactttttactagatctagatctagagttagagtctagtgaagtctagtctattactactattagatctatagtcataatagtctatataatatttaattattttagtcttaagtagagtctaactcttagtagtcttagtcttagatctagatgtaggcctaagtttaaaattataagtcaataatatagatctattaattgaaatctacattactttactttattatcattagactagatctattagtttagagattctactattctagaattagagtctagattagctctagatatatattatatatctagattacttattatactaagacctaagatgcgtagatgatagatctataatgaccataatactaataatagtcgtcactatactagatctaatactaaattaactaaatctacattagatctacttctacttctattataattatacttatatctactatctagatctattagatctagatctagtattatctactagagtatatagatctaaatacccatatataattataatcataattataataatctaaaatctctagatctagagttactaagatatctactagactagactctatatctagatttgagatctagatgtagatctagtagtagggaacttccaagccgaaattgaggcaattaccatagcactccagacagtggaaaacaaattatatgaaggagttcaaccaccatcagatattgttgtctttacagactcccaatctactctgcaagcacttaacagcagcacctcaaacagcccaagagagttgacaacactcattgtgataatccaccagatgatatcaaaat of the Biomphalaria glabrata chromosome 11, xgBioGlab47.1, whole genome shotgun sequence genome contains:
- the LOC129928926 gene encoding probable serine/threonine-protein kinase nek3, whose protein sequence is MKPLSSVCYMTYLACIVIEFTGGAVLLEMNTISSGLVKINTKNRDWTRFYECMRNTLTSLCTLHLNETGPSGNYREFQSNGVGCETTVTDFLIPPTFECDFQEKCEDITDKCSSIVCLRPKNKCTLMPGCNGVFNIQWKHESDYLRSSTLSYVCEETVDRKCFVHCYQQAATKLTFSQCNSPYPSTTPTISKNNSNYQSTTPTISKSNSPYPSTTPTISKNNSNYQSTTPTISKNNSSYPSSRPKFSNKTSRYRSSRATSSTAKSSLSKSINTTATVHDDKKHKRDNGKNKEDKLSTETILIAVVICLIVIAILVILCFLSKNVRQKMGRRFSCFTDRTASHCSSGNAKSNTTQGNTNVSYTAENICFDGDTHVYDDCSLTEDFPSWKICASSTAQTEHAKLKKAASDNANKDINEPDTTEYNRLRDQLRIDAVDYNCHFSDISLISPRSSDMSKLNNSDYTLAKDAQTLGKDTLTTSPYFLVELVEPSNEPNFRFNQTDLAQNILLQQIEMITVF